The following are encoded in a window of Halodesulfovibrio sp. genomic DNA:
- the frr gene encoding ribosome recycling factor: protein MDDILLDAEERMEKALVALDREFSRLRTGRAHASLVDHIVVDYYGAPTPIGQLASVAVPESRTITIQPWDKGAFALVEKAILNSDLGLTPMNDGKIIRISIPMLTEERRRELVKLAKKGVEDAKIAIRNVRRDANEQMKKLEKAKDISEDDCHRGQDEVQKLTDSFVAKADVKGSEKEAEIMEI, encoded by the coding sequence ATGGATGATATTCTTCTTGATGCCGAAGAAAGAATGGAAAAAGCGTTAGTTGCTCTGGATCGTGAATTCAGCCGCTTACGCACTGGTCGCGCGCACGCCAGCCTTGTTGACCACATTGTTGTTGACTACTATGGCGCACCAACTCCGATTGGACAGCTTGCATCTGTTGCTGTTCCGGAAAGCCGCACAATCACTATCCAGCCTTGGGATAAAGGCGCTTTTGCTCTTGTAGAAAAAGCTATCCTTAATTCCGATCTCGGTCTTACCCCGATGAACGACGGTAAAATCATTCGCATCTCTATCCCGATGCTGACTGAAGAACGTCGCCGCGAGCTTGTTAAGCTTGCTAAAAAAGGTGTGGAAGATGCAAAAATTGCTATCCGCAACGTTCGTCGTGACGCTAACGAGCAGATGAAAAAGCTCGAAAAAGCAAAAGACATTTCCGAAGACGATTGCCACCGCGGTCAGGATGAGGTTCAGAAACTTACTGACTCATTCGTTGCTAAGGCAGACGTAAAAGGAAGTGAAAAAGAAGCAGAGATTATGGAAATTTAA
- the pyrH gene encoding UMP kinase, whose translation MSELRFKRVLIKLSGEALAGDGKFGIDPETVAGVCSEIAELADMGLQIALVIGGGNIFRGLSSSAKGMDRSSADYMGMMATVMNAVAVQDHLEKHGHPTRVLSAITMQEVCEPYIRRRAERHLEKGRIVICAAGTGNPFFTTDTAAALRGMELKCEAIIKATKVDGVYDKDPVSNDDAVMFKSLSFIEVLQKNLRVMDSTAISLCMENNVPILVCNLFKGDVRKVILGEEIGTIVHGG comes from the coding sequence ATGAGCGAATTACGCTTTAAACGCGTGCTGATTAAACTGAGCGGCGAAGCACTTGCTGGTGACGGCAAGTTTGGTATTGACCCTGAAACTGTTGCAGGTGTTTGCTCCGAGATTGCAGAACTTGCTGACATGGGCTTACAGATTGCTCTGGTTATCGGCGGTGGTAACATTTTCCGTGGACTTTCCTCCTCTGCAAAGGGTATGGATCGCTCCTCTGCTGACTACATGGGTATGATGGCAACCGTTATGAACGCAGTAGCTGTTCAGGATCACCTTGAAAAACACGGTCACCCTACACGTGTTCTTTCCGCTATCACCATGCAGGAAGTTTGTGAGCCATACATCCGACGCCGTGCTGAACGTCATCTGGAAAAAGGTCGCATTGTTATTTGTGCGGCAGGTACCGGTAACCCGTTTTTCACTACCGACACAGCAGCAGCACTGCGCGGCATGGAATTAAAATGTGAGGCTATCATTAAAGCTACCAAAGTAGATGGCGTTTATGATAAAGATCCTGTATCAAACGATGATGCAGTGATGTTCAAGTCTCTCAGCTTTATTGAGGTACTTCAGAAAAACTTGCGAGTAATGGATTCTACTGCCATTTCGCTGTGCATGGAAAACAATGTGCCAATTTTGGTTTGTAACTTATTCAAGGGTGACGTTCGTAAAGTTATTCTTGGTGAAGAAATTGGTACAATCGTACACGGAGGCTAA
- a CDS encoding glycosyltransferase family 2 protein, with amino-acid sequence MATTTTGLILTYNGEATLKQCIESLHFCDSVVVIDSFSTDKTVAIAENLGATVIQNAWNGPAAQFTFAFSQINADWVVSLDQDEVCTSSLKAKIVEAIANAPQDTAGYYTKRKSWYYNRFMKHSGWYPDWLLRVFRPEKLEVKVSGAHYSFHPKGKTEKLDAEILHYPYMSFSQHLQKIDSYAQQGADDLHAKGKKGGLGKGITHGTMRFIKLYFIKLGFLDGKAGFINAIHGAFYAFLKYVRVSEGNWGAPFDADN; translated from the coding sequence ATGGCGACAACCACCACAGGCTTAATATTAACATACAACGGTGAAGCTACACTGAAACAATGTATTGAATCGTTACACTTTTGCGACTCAGTTGTTGTTATTGACTCATTTTCTACTGATAAGACCGTTGCAATAGCTGAAAACCTTGGTGCGACCGTTATCCAGAATGCATGGAACGGACCTGCGGCTCAATTCACCTTTGCTTTTTCTCAAATCAATGCGGACTGGGTAGTCAGTCTCGATCAGGACGAAGTATGCACCTCGTCACTGAAGGCAAAGATAGTTGAAGCCATCGCCAATGCTCCGCAGGATACAGCAGGCTACTACACAAAACGCAAAAGCTGGTACTACAATCGGTTCATGAAACACTCCGGCTGGTATCCCGACTGGCTACTCCGTGTTTTTAGACCGGAAAAACTCGAAGTAAAGGTAAGCGGTGCGCACTACTCATTCCACCCGAAAGGCAAGACTGAGAAATTGGACGCTGAAATCCTACATTACCCTTACATGAGCTTTTCGCAGCACTTGCAGAAAATTGATTCCTACGCACAGCAAGGTGCAGATGACCTACACGCCAAAGGGAAAAAAGGCGGGCTGGGGAAAGGAATTACCCACGGCACAATGCGTTTTATTAAACTTTATTTCATTAAACTCGGTTTTCTCGATGGCAAAGCCGGGTTTATTAATGCAATACATGGAGCATTTTACGCGTTCCTCAAATACGTTCGTGTTTCGGAAGGCAACTGGGGTGCTCCTTTTGATGCTGACAACTAA
- the rffA gene encoding dTDP-4-amino-4,6-dideoxygalactose transaminase, with translation MNIPFNKPCHNSNTLKYICDAFERNQTAGDGAYTKLCNKWIEEQFSVAQSLLTHSCTAALEMGALLFSVKAGDEVIMPSFTFVSTANAFVLRGATPVFVDIRPDTYNIDETRIEEAITPRTKAIVPVHYAGVGCEMDTICDIAKRHNLPILEDAAQGFGATYKGKALGSIGELGALSFHETKNIMSGEGGALLINDTSYSEHAEIIREKGTNRSKFFRGQVDKYTWVDTGSSYLPSDIIAACLYSLLEDASAITARRLDIWNRYDAAFRPFEEKGIIKCPTIPEHCTHNAHMYEILLPNLEVRTNFISHLKQHDIAAPFHYVPLHSAPAGVKYGRTSGTLSVTDSVSETLVRLPMYYDLTNDSTDQVIEIASEFLHKL, from the coding sequence GTGAACATTCCTTTCAATAAGCCTTGTCATAACAGCAACACACTCAAATACATCTGCGATGCCTTTGAGCGTAACCAAACTGCTGGTGACGGCGCCTACACCAAACTGTGTAATAAATGGATCGAAGAACAGTTTTCTGTAGCTCAGTCTCTTCTTACCCACTCCTGTACCGCAGCACTCGAAATGGGTGCTCTTCTTTTTTCTGTAAAAGCTGGCGATGAAGTTATCATGCCTTCATTCACCTTTGTTTCTACAGCAAATGCGTTTGTTCTCCGTGGAGCAACACCGGTTTTTGTAGATATCCGACCGGATACGTACAATATCGACGAAACACGCATCGAAGAGGCTATCACCCCCCGCACCAAAGCCATTGTACCTGTTCACTACGCTGGCGTTGGCTGCGAAATGGATACTATCTGCGATATTGCCAAGCGACACAACCTTCCAATTTTGGAAGACGCCGCCCAAGGCTTCGGGGCTACATACAAAGGCAAAGCCCTTGGCTCCATAGGTGAACTTGGCGCCCTCAGTTTTCACGAAACAAAAAACATCATGTCCGGCGAAGGCGGTGCGCTGCTCATCAACGACACATCGTATTCCGAGCACGCAGAAATCATTCGTGAAAAAGGCACAAACCGCAGCAAATTTTTCCGTGGGCAAGTAGATAAATACACATGGGTAGATACTGGTTCCAGCTACCTGCCAAGCGACATTATTGCAGCATGTCTCTACTCTCTTCTGGAAGATGCCTCAGCCATTACGGCACGCAGGCTGGATATCTGGAATCGATACGATGCAGCATTCCGTCCTTTCGAAGAAAAAGGCATTATCAAATGCCCGACTATTCCTGAGCACTGCACGCACAATGCCCACATGTACGAAATTTTACTTCCGAACCTTGAAGTCCGCACCAACTTCATCAGCCACTTGAAGCAGCACGATATCGCAGCGCCATTCCACTATGTGCCGCTGCACTCTGCTCCGGCAGGCGTGAAGTATGGACGCACAAGCGGCACGCTTTCGGTAACAGATTCTGTTTCCGAAACGTTGGTACGTTTACCAATGTACTACGACCTGACAAACGACAGTACAGATCAGGTTATCGAAATCGCATCTGAATTTTTACACAAACTGTAG
- the tsf gene encoding translation elongation factor Ts gives MATITAAMVKSLREKTGAGMMDCKKALVENNADEAAALDWLRQKGLSKAAKKAGRATSEGLVGCVVEGNCAALAEFKCETDFVARNEKFQEIAAKFAADVLANGAEDFTSRVEAEVNDAIATLGENMSAGRAHRMELSGEGIIGSYIHSNGKIGVLVEIIGSDDADMAKGVAMQIAATNPVAIDESGVPAEIVEREREVQRQKTLEEGKPENIVDKIVDGRMAKFFKEITLVNQPYIRDDKMTIRDLLKGASIASFARFELGEDDAKAEDAE, from the coding sequence ATGGCTACTATTACCGCTGCTATGGTTAAAAGCCTGCGCGAAAAAACCGGCGCTGGCATGATGGACTGCAAAAAAGCACTCGTAGAAAACAACGCAGACGAAGCTGCAGCACTCGACTGGCTCCGCCAGAAAGGTCTGTCTAAAGCTGCTAAAAAAGCAGGCCGCGCGACTTCTGAAGGTCTCGTTGGTTGTGTAGTTGAAGGCAACTGCGCTGCTCTTGCTGAATTTAAATGCGAAACTGACTTCGTTGCTCGTAACGAAAAATTCCAGGAAATCGCTGCTAAATTCGCTGCTGACGTTCTTGCAAACGGTGCTGAAGATTTCACATCTCGTGTTGAAGCTGAAGTTAACGATGCTATCGCTACCCTCGGTGAAAACATGTCTGCTGGCCGTGCACACCGCATGGAACTTTCCGGCGAAGGCATCATCGGTTCTTACATTCACTCCAACGGCAAAATCGGCGTTCTCGTAGAGATCATCGGTTCTGACGATGCTGACATGGCTAAAGGCGTTGCAATGCAGATTGCTGCAACCAACCCAGTAGCTATCGATGAGTCCGGCGTACCTGCTGAGATTGTTGAACGTGAACGTGAAGTTCAGCGTCAGAAAACTCTCGAAGAAGGTAAACCAGAGAATATCGTTGACAAAATCGTTGACGGTCGTATGGCTAAATTCTTCAAGGAAATCACCCTTGTTAACCAGCCTTACATCCGTGACGACAAAATGACTATTCGCGACCTTCTTAAAGGCGCATCTATTGCTTCTTTCGCTCGCTTCGAACTTGGTGAAGACGACGCTAAAGCAGAAGACGCTGAATAG
- the rpsB gene encoding 30S ribosomal protein S2, which produces MAYVTMKQMLETGVHFGHQTRRWNPKMRPFIFGARNGIHIMDLQQTVKLYRRAHDKVVETVANGGKVIFIGTKRQAHEAVKTEAGRADQYYVTNRWMGGTLTNFQTIRKSIDRLKKLEVMFEDGSVNRYQKKEILRLRREMDKLEATLGGIKNMERLPQLAFIVDPKREDIAVKECRKLGIPIVAVTDSNCDPDVIDYIIPGNDDAIRAIKLFVSHIADACAEGGAMSKDGKDAEAEMVKAAEAEEAAATASE; this is translated from the coding sequence ATGGCTTACGTAACTATGAAACAAATGCTGGAAACCGGCGTTCACTTCGGTCACCAGACCCGTCGTTGGAACCCAAAAATGCGTCCATTTATCTTTGGTGCTCGTAACGGCATCCATATCATGGACCTTCAGCAGACTGTAAAACTGTACCGTCGTGCTCACGACAAAGTAGTAGAAACTGTTGCTAATGGCGGCAAAGTTATCTTCATCGGTACCAAGCGTCAGGCTCACGAAGCTGTGAAAACTGAAGCTGGCCGTGCTGATCAGTACTACGTAACCAACCGCTGGATGGGTGGTACACTCACCAACTTCCAGACTATCCGCAAATCTATTGACCGCCTCAAAAAGCTCGAAGTTATGTTCGAAGATGGCAGCGTTAACCGCTACCAGAAAAAAGAAATCCTTCGTCTTCGTCGCGAAATGGACAAACTCGAAGCTACACTCGGTGGTATTAAAAACATGGAACGCCTGCCACAGCTCGCGTTTATTGTTGACCCTAAACGTGAAGACATCGCAGTAAAAGAGTGTCGCAAACTTGGTATTCCAATCGTTGCGGTAACTGACTCCAACTGCGATCCTGACGTTATTGATTACATCATTCCAGGTAACGACGACGCTATTCGCGCTATCAAGCTTTTCGTTTCTCACATTGCTGATGCATGTGCTGAAGGCGGCGCTATGTCTAAAGACGGCAAAGACGCTGAAGCTGAGATGGTTAAAGCTGCTGAAGCTGAAGAAGCTGCTGCTACCGCATCCGAATAA
- a CDS encoding fumarylacetoacetate hydrolase family protein: MKIVRVHYQYKTFYAALEEGLLRCLTPQIGVTERFRLEEAQLLPLVNPSKVVCVGLNYKGHAAELGMPLPEEPMFFLKPPSSIINTGQPIYIPPQSTRVDYEAELAIIIGRETRFLSTHAVPDHIFGYTCANDVTARDLQKSDGMFGRCKGFDTFLPIGPWLETNIQDPSDLSVKLYKNDQLVQQGHTSDMLFSPLELVANISHVMTLLPGDVVLTGTPHGIGPIQDGDEIQVEIDGIGTLINPVKNFTKREGSTGLPVQ, encoded by the coding sequence ATGAAAATAGTCAGAGTCCATTATCAATATAAAACATTTTATGCCGCGCTTGAAGAAGGACTCTTACGCTGCCTCACCCCACAAATTGGTGTTACGGAGCGGTTCCGGCTGGAAGAAGCACAACTGCTTCCACTTGTGAACCCTTCCAAAGTGGTCTGTGTCGGATTGAACTACAAAGGGCACGCGGCAGAGCTCGGCATGCCGTTGCCGGAAGAACCTATGTTCTTTCTTAAACCACCTTCCAGCATCATCAACACCGGACAGCCCATATACATTCCGCCGCAATCCACCAGAGTAGATTACGAAGCCGAGCTTGCCATTATTATAGGACGCGAAACTCGATTCCTCTCTACGCATGCTGTCCCTGACCATATTTTCGGATACACCTGTGCGAACGACGTTACTGCGCGTGACCTGCAAAAAAGCGACGGAATGTTCGGCAGATGCAAAGGGTTTGATACGTTTTTACCTATTGGCCCGTGGCTTGAAACCAATATTCAAGACCCTTCAGATTTGTCCGTAAAGTTATACAAAAACGATCAGCTCGTACAACAGGGGCATACTTCCGATATGCTCTTCAGCCCGCTGGAACTTGTGGCGAATATTTCCCATGTTATGACTTTGCTCCCCGGTGATGTTGTTTTGACCGGAACCCCTCATGGAATCGGACCTATTCAGGATGGCGACGAAATTCAGGTTGAAATCGACGGTATCGGCACACTTATCAATCCAGTTAAAAACTTTACAAAGCGCGAAGGCTCTACAGGGCTTCCTGTTCAATAG
- a CDS encoding ribonuclease J, which translates to MPSQASLTLTPLGGMGEIGMNCTMWSTDTTTVIVDCGLMFPHDYHLGVDVIIPQFEHILNQKEKVKGIVLTHGHEDHIGALPWLIRWLSVPIYGSRFTLALVESKLREAELLHRTELIPVSPRERIQLGDMAFNFFPVCHSIIEGYGIGVETPAGKVVHTGDFKLDRTPLDNHRTDLEGFHNFSKDGVELLLSDSTNIEREGYSLSERDIKSAFEDLFANAKGRIIVTLFSSHIQRIQQVLDISARYGRKIAVSGRSLVKNIEIANELGFLRIRTPVYMDTREMPELPDEETVLLLTGSQGEPLSALSRIARGEHKHLAIQEGDTVVMSSRVIPGNTLAITRMINDMYRMGAEVFYESFRNIHASGHAYREELCEMLNTVSPKHFIPVHGEYRHLVKHCRLAQECGVEEANTLIVEDGQPVTLCDGTLTKETPLELEEILVDGKGVGDVGLTVLKERQILGGEGMVVVFMVLDEQIWEILHGPTIVSKGFVFEAHFDHVLEDAKCIILELLENIGPEDIELLQDRIRSGLRRFFRKVLERDPVVVPVITMV; encoded by the coding sequence ATGCCATCACAAGCAAGCCTAACACTCACACCGCTCGGCGGCATGGGTGAAATCGGCATGAACTGCACCATGTGGTCTACAGACACCACAACAGTCATTGTCGATTGCGGTCTTATGTTTCCACATGACTACCATCTCGGTGTTGATGTTATTATTCCCCAGTTTGAGCACATCCTTAATCAGAAAGAAAAAGTAAAAGGGATTGTGCTTACACATGGGCATGAAGATCACATCGGCGCTCTCCCTTGGCTTATTCGCTGGCTCAGTGTTCCGATTTATGGCTCCCGCTTCACACTTGCACTTGTTGAAAGCAAATTGCGCGAAGCAGAATTGCTGCACCGCACAGAACTTATCCCTGTCTCCCCAAGAGAACGTATCCAGCTTGGCGATATGGCATTCAACTTTTTCCCTGTATGCCATTCCATTATTGAAGGATACGGTATCGGTGTTGAAACTCCTGCGGGCAAGGTTGTTCATACAGGCGATTTTAAACTCGACAGAACGCCTCTTGATAATCATCGAACCGACCTTGAAGGCTTTCATAATTTTTCAAAAGACGGCGTTGAACTACTTCTTTCCGACTCTACAAACATCGAGCGCGAAGGATATTCGCTAAGCGAGCGTGATATCAAAAGCGCCTTTGAAGATCTTTTTGCCAACGCAAAAGGACGTATCATCGTCACTCTTTTTTCCAGTCATATTCAACGTATTCAGCAAGTGCTGGATATCTCTGCCCGCTACGGACGTAAAATTGCTGTATCTGGTCGCAGTCTTGTTAAAAATATCGAAATCGCAAATGAGCTTGGATTCTTACGTATCCGCACTCCTGTATACATGGATACACGAGAAATGCCTGAACTGCCGGATGAAGAAACAGTGCTTCTTCTCACAGGTTCTCAAGGGGAGCCACTTTCTGCGCTTTCTCGAATTGCTCGTGGTGAACACAAACATCTTGCCATTCAGGAAGGCGACACGGTCGTAATGTCTTCCCGTGTTATTCCGGGCAATACACTTGCAATCACACGTATGATTAATGATATGTACCGCATGGGAGCCGAAGTTTTTTACGAAAGCTTCCGCAATATTCATGCATCAGGTCATGCCTACCGTGAAGAATTATGCGAAATGCTCAACACGGTCTCTCCTAAGCACTTTATTCCTGTGCACGGGGAGTATCGACATCTTGTAAAACACTGCCGTCTTGCACAAGAATGTGGTGTGGAAGAAGCAAACACGTTGATAGTTGAGGACGGTCAACCCGTAACACTTTGCGACGGCACGCTCACCAAAGAAACACCGCTGGAATTGGAAGAAATTCTAGTTGACGGAAAAGGCGTCGGCGATGTGGGGCTAACGGTTCTAAAAGAACGCCAGATACTTGGCGGCGAAGGAATGGTTGTAGTCTTCATGGTACTCGACGAGCAAATTTGGGAAATCTTACATGGTCCTACCATTGTTTCCAAAGGCTTTGTTTTTGAAGCACATTTCGATCATGTTCTTGAGGACGCAAAATGCATTATTCTGGAACTGCTCGAAAACATAGGTCCTGAAGATATCGAACTCTTGCAGGACAGAATCCGCTCCGGTTTACGCCGCTTCTTCCGAAAAGTACTGGAACGCGACCCTGTAGTTGTTCCTGTTATTACGATGGTATAA
- a CDS encoding lysophospholipid acyltransferase family protein, whose translation MIRTIWFYVSFLLTTLYVCIAMPIAAALDKSGKMVRYYALFWCKAARNCSQIELITETDAIPTNEPVIFAANHQSQFDIPLSLVALEQALPAFMAKASLQKLPLIGRCFNLFGNISVDRSNRRAAMKSLDTAAAMIREGRSVIIFPEGTRQEQHEELGEFKTGTIMLALKAGVPIVPVIIEGTGDILPKGRIALSPRRKVYVKALAPISTEEYTLKQRNEFSDMLRDVMNKEYMEMRACHHKQA comes from the coding sequence ATGATACGCACAATCTGGTTTTATGTTTCTTTCCTGCTTACAACATTGTATGTTTGTATTGCTATGCCCATTGCGGCAGCACTTGATAAATCTGGAAAAATGGTTCGCTATTACGCATTGTTCTGGTGTAAAGCGGCACGCAATTGTTCTCAGATAGAATTAATTACAGAAACAGATGCTATCCCGACAAACGAACCTGTTATCTTTGCCGCAAACCATCAAAGCCAGTTTGATATTCCACTCTCTCTTGTTGCACTTGAGCAAGCACTGCCTGCTTTTATGGCAAAAGCAAGCCTGCAAAAACTTCCGTTGATCGGACGTTGCTTCAATCTGTTCGGTAATATTTCTGTAGATCGCAGCAACAGACGCGCTGCAATGAAATCACTCGATACTGCCGCCGCCATGATCCGCGAAGGTCGCTCTGTTATTATTTTTCCAGAAGGCACACGTCAGGAGCAGCACGAGGAACTTGGTGAATTTAAAACAGGCACAATAATGCTGGCACTGAAAGCCGGTGTTCCTATTGTTCCTGTTATTATAGAAGGTACAGGTGACATTCTCCCTAAAGGGCGTATTGCATTAAGCCCTCGCAGAAAAGTGTACGTTAAAGCGTTGGCACCAATCAGCACAGAAGAGTACACATTAAAGCAGCGTAACGAATTTAGCGATATGCTCCGGGATGTCATGAATAAAGAATACATGGAGATGCGCGCATGCCATCACAAGCAAGCCTAA
- a CDS encoding elongation factor G: MAKTLDSQRTYALVGTGGSGKTSLAEMLMFQSGVINRLGKIEEGTTSLDYEPEEVKRRGSIQPGFATMDWNKNRHFLMDIPGDNNFVGDINHLLFGVDSAIFVIDAVDGVRPLTSRLWNFVQNASLPSIIFINKMDRDRADFDTAFNGLSSILGIRPVLLQMPIGQGDNFKGYVDVLNNKAFFYNEDGSTTEGDVPEDLADEISVLRETTIENIAESNEELMENYLETGELTQEEITTGLRDGVLSRELIPVMLGSSLENRGGAELLNAVQDLLPSPLQHPAWMDKEGNERASSPDEPLALLTVKTLSDPFSGQLSVMRVVSGSFSGDASLKNVNQDEVERINSPLFMNGKDHSPAKGEIGPGSLIAVPKLKVTKTGDTLAEPKDSFEVLMPDLPPTLISYAIAPKEKGDEDKIYAAVQKLLDEDITLTLSRDAESSDILLSGMGQLHIETSVERAMRRYKCDMVLKTPKIPYRETIKGKAQVQGRHKKQSGGRGQFGDCWIEIEGMPQGFGYEFENAIVGGVIPRQYIPAVDKGIQEAAQRGCLAGYPLVDFKVKLYDGSYHSVDSSEMAFKIAGSLALKGAMDQVKPTLLEPVVLMTVHIPDEFMGDVIGDLSSRRGKVLGSDSKAGITEIKAHVPMGEVLRYAPDLRSITGGQGVFTMEFDHYEEAPPPVIDKVVAEKAS, translated from the coding sequence ATGGCCAAGACACTTGATTCTCAGAGAACTTATGCCCTTGTGGGCACAGGAGGAAGTGGGAAAACCTCGCTGGCTGAAATGCTTATGTTTCAGTCCGGGGTTATCAATCGCCTTGGAAAAATTGAAGAAGGCACCACTTCGCTTGACTATGAACCAGAGGAAGTAAAACGACGTGGTTCCATCCAGCCCGGTTTTGCCACCATGGACTGGAACAAGAACCGTCACTTCCTCATGGACATTCCCGGCGATAATAACTTTGTTGGCGATATCAACCACCTGTTATTCGGGGTTGATAGCGCCATTTTTGTTATTGACGCAGTAGACGGCGTCCGCCCTTTAACCAGCCGTCTTTGGAACTTTGTCCAAAACGCTAGCCTTCCTTCCATCATCTTCATCAACAAAATGGATCGTGACCGCGCTGACTTCGACACAGCATTCAACGGTCTCTCTTCAATCCTTGGAATCCGCCCTGTGTTGCTGCAAATGCCAATTGGACAGGGTGACAATTTTAAAGGCTATGTTGATGTTCTTAACAACAAAGCATTCTTCTACAATGAAGATGGTTCAACAACAGAAGGTGATGTACCGGAAGACCTCGCCGATGAAATTTCTGTACTCCGCGAAACTACCATTGAGAACATTGCTGAAAGTAATGAAGAATTAATGGAAAACTATCTTGAGACTGGCGAACTTACTCAAGAAGAAATTACCACCGGTTTGCGTGACGGTGTGCTCTCGCGTGAGCTTATCCCTGTCATGCTTGGCTCTTCTCTAGAAAATAGAGGTGGAGCAGAACTTCTTAATGCTGTGCAAGATTTATTACCTTCACCGCTACAACACCCTGCGTGGATGGATAAAGAAGGTAACGAGCGTGCATCATCACCAGATGAGCCTCTTGCATTGCTTACAGTTAAGACGTTATCCGACCCATTCTCCGGTCAACTTTCAGTCATGCGCGTTGTTTCCGGTTCGTTCTCAGGAGACGCATCCCTTAAAAATGTGAATCAAGACGAAGTGGAACGCATCAACTCGCCATTATTCATGAATGGTAAGGATCACTCTCCAGCCAAAGGCGAGATCGGTCCAGGTTCGCTCATTGCTGTACCAAAGCTCAAGGTGACCAAGACAGGCGATACGCTGGCTGAGCCAAAAGATAGTTTTGAAGTTCTTATGCCGGACCTTCCACCGACTCTTATTTCATACGCTATCGCTCCTAAAGAAAAAGGCGACGAAGACAAAATCTATGCTGCGGTTCAAAAGCTGCTTGATGAAGATATCACGCTTACCCTCTCCCGTGATGCAGAATCCAGTGACATTCTACTTTCCGGCATGGGACAGCTTCATATTGAAACAAGTGTAGAACGCGCCATGCGCCGCTACAAGTGCGACATGGTCTTGAAAACTCCAAAAATTCCATACCGCGAAACAATCAAAGGTAAAGCGCAAGTTCAAGGCAGACACAAAAAACAATCCGGTGGACGCGGACAATTCGGTGATTGCTGGATTGAAATTGAAGGTATGCCGCAAGGCTTTGGATATGAGTTTGAAAACGCCATCGTGGGCGGTGTTATTCCTCGTCAGTATATTCCGGCAGTCGATAAAGGTATTCAGGAAGCAGCACAGCGTGGTTGTCTTGCAGGATACCCGCTTGTAGACTTTAAGGTAAAACTTTACGACGGTTCATATCACTCTGTAGACTCCTCTGAAATGGCATTTAAAATTGCAGGTTCACTGGCTCTTAAGGGCGCAATGGATCAGGTAAAGCCTACGTTGCTTGAGCCTGTTGTTTTAATGACTGTGCATATACCGGACGAGTTTATGGGTGATGTTATCGGTGACTTGTCCTCACGTCGTGGTAAGGTTCTCGGTTCTGACTCAAAAGCGGGCATAACTGAAATTAAAGCACATGTGCCAATGGGCGAAGTGCTCCGCTATGCACCAGATCTCCGATCCATCACAGGCGGTCAGGGTGTCTTCACAATGGAGTTTGACCATTACGAAGAAGCACCACCACCTGTAATTGATAAAGTTGTGGCGGAAAAAGCAAGCTAA
- a CDS encoding glutaredoxin family protein: MSKECTLYALSTCIHCRRMKIFLEDHEVDFDNIFVDKLKGDERKNIIDTIRNYNPKLSFPTLVVKEGECIIVGFHKDQIEEALNL; this comes from the coding sequence ATGTCGAAAGAATGTACCCTGTATGCACTTTCCACCTGCATTCATTGCAGGAGAATGAAGATTTTTTTAGAAGACCATGAAGTGGATTTTGATAATATTTTTGTTGATAAGCTTAAGGGCGATGAGCGGAAAAATATTATCGATACGATTAGAAATTATAATCCGAAACTTTCTTTTCCTACCTTGGTCGTTAAAGAGGGTGAGTGCATAATTGTAGGCTTCCATAAAGACCAGATTGAGGAGGCACTGAACTTATGA